DNA sequence from the Terriglobia bacterium genome:
TTGCCATATCCGTCAGCGTATTGCCCGCCGCTTGCTGCCTTTTCAGATCGCGCTGTCCTTCGTATAAGAAGAAGAAAAACGCTTTGTTCTTCTTGATCGGGCCGCCAACGCGGCCGCCAAACTGATTGCGGTTGTCGTAGTCCTTGGAAGCTCCGGCAAAATTGTTGAACCAGCTACTGGCGTCGAGGGAAGAATTATGGTTCACCCAAAACAAGCTGCCGGAGTACCGGTTTGTACCAGACCGCGTCACCATACTCACCTGTCCGGAACCCCGGGAGGTCTGGGCATCCACTGGAGCCACCACTACCTTGACCTCTTCAACAAGATCAGGACTGGTATAGGTGCCTGAAAACGCTCCGTTTTCAAAACGCCCCTCGGTCGTGCTGATGCCGTCTCGCGATGTATTTACGGCGCTCAGCCGGCCGCCGGCAAAATTGCCGACAAGTCCGCCGGTGGACTGTACGCCCGCCGTGTCGGCAACCAATCCGAACACGTCGCGAACCGGCAAGGGCAAATCACGGACTTTGTATTCGGGGAGCACTGTACCGATGGAATTCGAGGCCGTGGTGAGAGCCGCATCGGCCGTCGTGGTTACGTCCACGACGCTAGTGGTGGAACCGAGGCGCAAGGTAAAGTTCACTGTCGTCTGCGCCGATCCGCCAAGCGCGTAATCCTTCACTACAGCTGTCTCAAAACCGCTGAGTTCTGCCTGGAGCTTGTAGGCCCCCGGCTGGAGAATCGGAAACTGATATGAACCCGTCTCATTGGTTATGGTCGTGTTGACGATTCCCGTCCCAGTATTGGTTGCAGTGACAGTCACACCAGGGATCAAAGCTCCCGTGGCATCCTGAACGGTTCCTCCGATTGTCGAGTTGGACTGGCTGAATGCAGTGCCAGCAAATAAAAACAGAGACAGCGACGCGATGAGACAAATTCTCTTCACAACTCCCCCCAGATTTCTATGACGATCGTTGGCGGGATATTAGCACTGTATTTGACAGGAAACGATTTATTACATAGCGATGTGAGTTTCAGGGGAACCGGCTGGACTTCCAGGTTGGGATAAGCGATTCGATGAAGAGTTCAGTTTTTGTACAGTGCCCTGAGGACCTGAACATCCGATGCAGACAAACCGGAGTATTTCGGAATATCGGCCCGGACATGAAGCTTGCTCCGGTATCGCATGAAGTAATCGACAATGTCGCCGCCGTATCCGAAGTAATACATGATGTCCTGGAACCGGGTGGTGTGGGACAGGCCGACGGCATGTCCCAGCTCGTGAACACACGTCAGGTACACAATCGTGTCGCGTAGAAGCGGATCCTGAGCCGCACGGCTCGCCAGAGGCTCGCCTTGAGCGGAAACCTGGGGCATAACATTGACGATCGCTCCAAGTTTGCCGTTCACCGAAACCCGTTGCATTTCTCCGAACAGGCCTTCGGCTGGAGAAATCCAGTGGAATCGAATGATGGCGGCATCGCGTGACTTCGATTCCGCGAACTTGAGCTGGTTGCCGCTTTCGTGCGACCAGGCGTTCAGCGCAAAAACGGCAAGTTCCCGGTCGGAATCGCGATATCCCGGAACGCCCCTGCCGTCTTCTATGAAATAGGTAATCGTCCCGCTCGTGTCGAGCCGGGACGGCTGCAGCGGAAGCTGGAGCAGAAAGAGAAAGGCGGCGGCCGTTGTAGCGATTTTAAGCATTGTTCAAGAGATCCCTGGCCGTGAGCAGGGCATAGAAAGGATATTTTTGTGAAATGATCCCGGTGCCGCCTTCTTCGCGGTCGACGACGCAGAACGTGGCCACGACGTTGTATCCGGCTTCCTCCGCCTTCCCGGCCGCGGTCAGAAGCGACCCTGCCGTCGTGCAGACGTCGTCGACGATCACAACGCGCGCACCCGGCTTGCCGTCGTAGCCTTCGATGGATCGTTTCGTTCCGTGCCCTTTCGCCTCCTTGCGAACGATGAAGGCCGGCAGCGGCGCGCCTTCCAGACTGCTGACGACGGCGACGGCGGAAACAATCGGGTCCGCTCCCATCGTCAGCCCCCCGATCGCATCCGCTGAAATCTTGTGCTCCCGCATCAGCCCCAGAATCAGGCGGCCGATCAGCAGCGCGCCGCGCGGATTGAGCGTCGTCATGCGGCAATCGAGGTAATAGGAGCTCTTTTTGCCGGATGAGAGGGTAAAATCCCCGATTCGCAGAGACCTCTCCCGGATAATCCCCCGAAGTTCCTGAAGTTGTTCATCCATAGTGTGTAATTGTAAATCAAACTCAAAATTGTGAAATAATTCGGGCGGGTGTGATAAAAGTTCGCTTTTCATATTGTTCTTATACTCTTGGAGACGTTGATGCCAAACCCGCAGATCTACGAGTCGGCTGTCTCGGAAGCGGCAGCCGGCAAAATCATAAATAAGAAGCTTTTGCAGTGGGTGGAGGAGATTGCCGTCACCTGCAAGCCGGATCGTGTTCGTGTATGCGATGGTTCTGAACAGGAATACCAGTTACTGACGCGCCTCATGCTTCAAAGCGGCACGGCCGTGGCGCTGAATCCCCAGAAACGCCCTAATAGCATTTATGTCCGCTCGACGACAGTCGATGTGGCGCGAGTCGAAGACCAGACCTTTATTTGTTCCGCAACCGAAGATGAAGCCGGACCCACTAATAACTGGGAAGATCCGGCCAGAATGAAGCGCGATCTCACCGACCTTTTTACAGGGTCGATGCGCGGCCGCACGATGTATGTCATTCCTTATTGCATGGGGCCGCTGGGCTCGCCGATCTCCAAGATCGGGGTTGAAATCAGCGACTCTCCCTACGTCGTCGTCAACATGCACATCATGGCGCGGGTCGGAAGCCGGGTTCTCGAAATGCTCGGTCCCGATGGCGATTTCGTGAAAGGTCTCCACTCCGTCGGAGCGCCTCTCGGACCGAATGAACAAGACTCGGCCTGGCCGTGCAATTCCGAA
Encoded proteins:
- the pyrE gene encoding orotate phosphoribosyltransferase, which codes for MDEQLQELRGIIRERSLRIGDFTLSSGKKSSYYLDCRMTTLNPRGALLIGRLILGLMREHKISADAIGGLTMGADPIVSAVAVVSSLEGAPLPAFIVRKEAKGHGTKRSIEGYDGKPGARVVIVDDVCTTAGSLLTAAGKAEEAGYNVVATFCVVDREEGGTGIISQKYPFYALLTARDLLNNA
- a CDS encoding matrixin family metalloprotease; translated protein: MLKIATTAAAFLFLLQLPLQPSRLDTSGTITYFIEDGRGVPGYRDSDRELAVFALNAWSHESGNQLKFAESKSRDAAIIRFHWISPAEGLFGEMQRVSVNGKLGAIVNVMPQVSAQGEPLASRAAQDPLLRDTIVYLTCVHELGHAVGLSHTTRFQDIMYYFGYGGDIVDYFMRYRSKLHVRADIPKYSGLSASDVQVLRALYKN